A genome region from Coffea arabica cultivar ET-39 chromosome 7e, Coffea Arabica ET-39 HiFi, whole genome shotgun sequence includes the following:
- the LOC140011485 gene encoding methyl jasmonate esterase 1-like isoform X1 has product MSEKERAHFLLIHGACHGAWCWYKLVTLLRSNGYKVTALDMAASGVNPKRLEELNSFSDYAEPLMAFMADLPPDDRVILVGHSMGGVTISLAMEKFPQKIAVAVFLTAFTPAPHLPIRTMTEESTSQLRSQYNRRLDSTVDIQHGFENGEDKPPTSLLFGPKFLSTKLYQLSPPEDLALATFLVRPIAPFADANLSEGIALTDENYGAVRRVYIISDKDNVIKEDLQRWMIEKNPVEEVEEIYNSDHMVMLSRPLELCSCLERIAEKFA; this is encoded by the exons atgagtgagaaagagagagcacATTTTCTGCTCATTCATGGCGCTTGTCATGGGGCATGGTGCTGGTACAAGCTGGTGACACTGTTAAGATCCAACGGTTACAAAGTCACTGCCCTTGACATGGCAGCCTCTGGGGTCAATCCCAAACGACTGGAAGAGCTCAATTCCTTCTCTGATTATGCTGAGCCACTGATGGCATTCATGGCGGATTTACCACCAGATGATAGAGTTATCCTGGTCGGTCACAGCATGGGAGGAGTGACCATATCTCTCGCCATGGAAAAGTTCCCCCAAAAGATTGCTGTTGCTGTTTTCCTCACTGCATTCACTCCTGCTCCTCATCTCCCCATTCGCACCATGACTGAAGAG TCGACATCGCAATTACGTTCGCAGTATAATAGAAGATTGGATTCCACCGTGGACATCCAACATGGGTTTGAGAACGGAGAAGACAAACCTCCTACCTCACTCCTCTTTGGCCCCAAGTTTTTGTCTACCAAATTGTATCAACTGTCCCCTCCGGAG GATTTGGCGCTGGCAACCTTTTTGGTCAGGCCCATAGCACCGTTTGCTGATGCAAATTTGTCAGAGGGCATCGCACTCACGGACGAAAATTACGGAGCTGTTCGTCGTGTTTATATTATTAGCGATAAAGACAACGTGATAAAGGAGGACTTGCAGAGATGGATGATTGAGAAGAATCCAGTCGAAGAAGTGGAGGAGATTTATAATTCGGATCATATGGTCATGTTATCCAGGCCATTAGAGTTATGCTCTTGTTTGGAACGGATTGCTGAGAAATTTGCCTGA
- the LOC140011485 gene encoding methyl jasmonate esterase 1-like isoform X2, whose amino-acid sequence MSEKERAHFLLIHGACHGAWCWYKLVTLLRSNGYKVTALDMAASGVNPKRLEELNSFSDYAEPLMAFMADLPPDDRVILVGHSMGGVTISLAMEKFPQKIAVAVFLTAFTPAPHLPIRTMTEEYNRRLDSTVDIQHGFENGEDKPPTSLLFGPKFLSTKLYQLSPPEDLALATFLVRPIAPFADANLSEGIALTDENYGAVRRVYIISDKDNVIKEDLQRWMIEKNPVEEVEEIYNSDHMVMLSRPLELCSCLERIAEKFA is encoded by the exons atgagtgagaaagagagagcacATTTTCTGCTCATTCATGGCGCTTGTCATGGGGCATGGTGCTGGTACAAGCTGGTGACACTGTTAAGATCCAACGGTTACAAAGTCACTGCCCTTGACATGGCAGCCTCTGGGGTCAATCCCAAACGACTGGAAGAGCTCAATTCCTTCTCTGATTATGCTGAGCCACTGATGGCATTCATGGCGGATTTACCACCAGATGATAGAGTTATCCTGGTCGGTCACAGCATGGGAGGAGTGACCATATCTCTCGCCATGGAAAAGTTCCCCCAAAAGATTGCTGTTGCTGTTTTCCTCACTGCATTCACTCCTGCTCCTCATCTCCCCATTCGCACCATGACTGAAGAG TATAATAGAAGATTGGATTCCACCGTGGACATCCAACATGGGTTTGAGAACGGAGAAGACAAACCTCCTACCTCACTCCTCTTTGGCCCCAAGTTTTTGTCTACCAAATTGTATCAACTGTCCCCTCCGGAG GATTTGGCGCTGGCAACCTTTTTGGTCAGGCCCATAGCACCGTTTGCTGATGCAAATTTGTCAGAGGGCATCGCACTCACGGACGAAAATTACGGAGCTGTTCGTCGTGTTTATATTATTAGCGATAAAGACAACGTGATAAAGGAGGACTTGCAGAGATGGATGATTGAGAAGAATCCAGTCGAAGAAGTGGAGGAGATTTATAATTCGGATCATATGGTCATGTTATCCAGGCCATTAGAGTTATGCTCTTGTTTGGAACGGATTGCTGAGAAATTTGCCTGA
- the LOC140011087 gene encoding protein FAR1-RELATED SEQUENCE 5-like, with protein MDAKASMETEVSSCRRLNFDKVDQITNDEVSTPPVLNVIKDINKIHTLIPFELIPKMGMEFESEEDAYNFYLAYAKEVDFGIKRSSFHKDSNGKLMDRVFCCSAEGKREKDKRDLNVRAPRPETRFNCSAKMKVNSRQTGKFRICQLIIEHNHYLSSPNKSHLHRSHRKINYVHAAEIDMAYRVGIAPKISHELMALQVGGRENLGFIPEDYRNYLRSKRTIQMEVGDTGGVLEYLQKMQLEDPNFFYAIQVDQDALITNIFWTDGLMRADYASFGDVVCFDTTYRKNNEGRPFALFVGVNNHKQIAIFGAALLYDETASTFEWLFDTFARAMSGKKPNTILTDQDAAMAKGLISTWPETRHRLCIWHIFQNAAIHLSHVFESFKQFANDFSKCVYDFDEEEDFISEWNTMLKKYGLEDNDWLKRMFEIKEKWALVYGRETFCADMTTIQRSESMNSVIKRYVTYKNKFHEFFNHFERLVDDRRYKELQADFRAYMSTPVLPFDVDVLKQAASVYTPEVIRFHVVARSLNSLGFYARIL; from the exons ATGGATGCTAAGGCTTCTATGGAAACTGAGGTATCATCCTGTCGCAGATTGAATTTTGACAAGGTAGATCAAATTACCAATGATGAGGTTTCCACTCCACCAGTTTTAAATGTGATAAAGGATATAAATAAAATTCATACATTGATTCCTTTTGAACTAATTCCGAAGATGGGCATGGAATTTGAGAGTGAAGAAGATGCTTATAATTTTTACTTAGCATATGCAAAGGAAGTTGATTTTGGAATCAAAAGAAGTAGCTTCCACAAAGATAGTAATGGTAAGCTCATGGATAGGGTATTTTGTTGTAGTGCTGAAGGAAAACGAGAAAAGGATAAAAGAGATCTCAATGTAAGAGCCCCTCGTCCTGAAACACGATTTAATTGTTCGGCGAAGATGAAGGTTAACAGTAGACAAACTGGTAAGTTTCGTATATGTCAGTTGATCATTGAGCATAATCACTATCTTTCAAGTCCCAACAAAAGTCATTTACACAGATCACATAGAAAGATAAATTATGTTCATGCAGCTGAAATTGATATGGCATACCGTGTGGGTATAGCACCAaaaatttctcatgaacttatGGCACTACAAGTAGGAGGACGGGAGAACTTAGGTTTCATTCCTGAGGATTACAGGAATTATTTACGTTCTAAACGAACAATACAAATGGAAGTTGGAGATACAGGAGGCGTACTTGAATATTTGCAAAAAATGCAATTAGAGGATCCTAATTTCTTCTATGCAATTCAAGTGGATCAGGATGCTTTGATTACAAATATTTTTTGGACTGACGGATTAATGAGAGCAGATTATGCAAGTTTTGGAGATGTTGTTTGTTTTGACACGACGTATAGAAAGAATAATGAAGGCCGTCCATTTGCATTATTTGTTGGAGTGAATAATCATAAACAGATTGCAATATTTGGGGCTGCTTTATTATATGATGAAACTGCTTCAACATTTGAGTGGTTGTTTGACACTTTTGCGAGAGCAATGTCAGGAAAAAAACCAAATACTATACTTACGGATCAGGACGCAGCAATGGCTAAAGGACTAATTTCTACATGGCCTGAAACACGTCACCGTCTTTGCATATGGCATATATTTCAAAATGCAGCTATTCATCTCAGTCATGTGTTCGAAAGTTTTAAACAATTTGCGAATGATTTCAGTAAATGTGTATATGAttttgatgaagaagaagactTTATATCTGAATGGAATACTATGTTGAAGAAGTATGGACTTGAAGACAATGATTGGTTAAAACGTATGTTtgagattaaagaaaaatgggCATTGGTGTATGGAAGAGAAACATTTTGTGCAGATATGACAACAATTCAAAGGAGCGAAAGCATGAATAGTGTGATAAAAAGGTATGTAACCTACAAGAATAAATTTCATGagtttttcaatcattttgagAGGTTAGTTGATGATCGTAGATATAAAGAACTTCAAGCCGACTTTAGAGCATATATGAGTACTCCAGTACTACCATTTGATGTTGATGTTTTGAAACAAGCTGCAAGTGTTTATACTCCTGAA GTGATCAGATTTCATGTAGTTGCAAGAAGTTTGAATTCTCTGGGATTTTATGCTCGCATTCTCTGA
- the LOC140011410 gene encoding salicylic acid-binding protein 2-like, with amino-acid sequence MEFDKKQQLQKHFVLVHGACHGAWSWYKLKPLLESAGHRVTALDLSASGINTKNLQDLRTFHDYTRPLLELMASLPQHQRVILVAHSLGGLNIALAADKYPEKVLAAVFLAAFMPDSVHAPSYPLDKYVERTSAEAWLDTEFERYGSPEEPTGTSFFFGPQFLATKLYQLSSTEDVELAKLLARPSSFFLQDLSNAKPFSKEGYGSVERAYIICAEDKGIPQNFQRWLIENNGVSTVEEISDADHMAMLSKPQKLCQVLQQIADQHAS; translated from the exons ATGGAATTTGATAAGAAGCAGCAATTGCAAAAGCACTTTGTGCTAGTGCACGGTGCCTGCCATGGAGCTTGGTCCTGGTACAAGCTCAAACCACTTCTCGAGTCCGCAGGCCATCGGGTCACCGCACTTGACCTCTCGGCCTCTGGCATAAACACCAAAAACCTACAAGACCTTCGTACATTTCACGACTATACCCGACCATTGTTGGAGCTCATGGCTTCCCTTCCTCAGCACCAAAGAGTCATTCTGGTTGCCCACAGCCTCGGAGGTCTGAACATAGCTTTGGCTGCAGACAAGTACCCGGAGAAGGTCTTAGCTGCCGTTTTCTTGGCTGCTTTCATGCCAGATTCTGTACATGCGCCATCGTATCCTCTGGATAAG TATGTGGAGCGGACCTCAGCAGAAGCATGGTTGGACACAGAATTTGAACGCTATGGTAGCCCAGAGGAACCAACTGGAACTTCATTCTTTTTCGGGCCACAGTTCTTGGCTACCAAACTTTACCAACTCTCCTCCACAGAG gaTGTGGAGTTGGCTAAACTGTTAGCCAGACCAAGCTCGTTTTTTCTTCAAGATTTGTCAAATGCTAAGCCTTTTTCCAAGGAGGGTTATGGATCAGTTGAGCGAGCTTATATCATATGCGCTGAGGATAAAGGAATACCGCAAAATTTTCAACGTTGGCTAATCGAAAACAATGGGGTGTCGACGGTAGAGGAGATAAGTGATGCAGACCACATGGCGATGCTTTCCAAGCCCCAGAAACTTTGTCAAGTGCTGCAGCAGATCGCAGATCAGCACGCAAGCTAG